The genome window ATTCTACCTAACAAAAAGCTCTGTGCATGCACCACTCCATCTCAAATTCCACTGCCCTTAGTTTACATCTTGAATTACTGTGGCATCCTTCTAATGGGTCTCTCTGACTCCAGATCTCCCCTTTCCTCACCATTCCAATTTCTACATTACATTTTGAATGCTCACTGTGCAGCAGACCCTGGAGAACAAGTAAAAACATGAAGCCTTTCCCAGGAAGGGCTgataattaaaatacagaaatcaaaatggaaagaagacacaagataacattttaaaagagctAAAACAATGGGATTTATACCTCTGGTATTTAACCACCTTCTTCCGTAATACTTTAATGcctaatttatcagtttttttcttctgtcaccATCTTACATAAGACCCTTAAAGAATAAATGTTGTCTTCTTCAAAGAAGTTCATAGAATATAACAAATAATGAATGTCTGATCtttcagatggaaaaataaactaaaacccATGAGTGTATCTCTGCATGGCTAGTCCCTTGGGTGCATAAATAATGGCAGAGAATAGCATAGAGCTAAATTAGAGAGGTAGCCTGAGATGAGACCTTGTCATCACGCCAAGGAATTTGTCAGAGGAAgccatcaaatattttttttaagctagaaAGTAATATGATCACATGAAAGGTTAGGAAGATATTAGGAATTAGAAAGGAATTAAAGTCAGGgagattatttaaaaagcaacaggGACATTCCCTAAATGGGAATGGCTCTCAAAAAAGTTCCTGAAGTATTAGCAATAAGACTTGGTGACTGATTTGACTGTTATTAAAGGGAGGTTGTGTTGGTGACTTTGAGGTTTCTATACTGAACAGCATACGAATATAGGAGGGGAATCATTTCTTGGGGAAAAGTTTGACTTATAAACATTTGGATTTGAAATATCTTTGGGACACACAGGAAATATGAATCTAgatcaggagttggcaaactacaAGCCAAATCCTACCAGTTGTCtgttcttgtaaataaagttttgctgAAACATAGCTACTTCTTCAAGTATTGCTTAAGattgcttttgtgctacaagtAGTTGGGACAGAGGTCCTTTGCTTACAAAGTCTCAAATAATTACTACGCGGCCCTTTGAAGAAACAGTTTCCTGACCAAATACAAGAATTTGGCTGTGTCTAGAACAGGAGCTACACAACCTTCCTAAGGATGGGGGACCCAGAGGTTACTGAGAGGTTAGGGCTGTTTCCTGTTCAAGAATATTCCATCTCTCGGAGGGGCGGGCCCCCTGAGCGGAACAAACCATTGTGGTGGGGGGTTGAGACTTTTCATACTTGATTACAAGCGCTTCACGTTCTTGGTTCTGAATCTTTTCTGACCAGCCCTGTTTCTTTCCGCCTTCAGAGACTTTCAACAGTGTAGCGGGTTCCCTTATCTCCTGAGGGAGGGGGGAAATCTTCCTCACGCACCCCTTCCACCCCCGCTGTTTCTGGAAGTTGGAACAGTCCTACGGTAAAAGCCTGAGGCGAGGGCCGTAGGCTTTCTTTCCTCAGAGCCCTCCAGGAGAGAGCTCGGTACGCTCCCTTTGGGCGTGGTAGACGTGTGTCTTTGGCCTTCTCCTCCACTGGCTAGGAGGTGAGGCTTGGTGGGAGGTGTCCTGGGGCAGGGCAAGCCAGTCagggtgggagctgggagggagCAGGGCAAACGGACATGAGGAGACGGAcacggagggggaggggagaggaggacaggcgggaggagggggaggagacaaCTGGTTGATTCATCCCCTCAGGACCAGCCAAGCCCCAAAGGCCCTCAGCTATCATGGCCTTGAACCCCGAGGACCCCAGAAGTGGGTTCCTGCATGGCACAGTGATGGCCTTCATCAACGAGAAGGTGGCCAGTCACGCGAAAGGCCCTGAGTTCTACCTCGAGAATCTATCCTTGTCCTGGGAAGAGGTGGAGGACAAGCTCAGGGCCATGCTGGAGGACCGTCAGGTGCCCAACGAGGCCAAAGAGGCCTGTGCCTGGggcagcctggccctgggcttgCGCTTCGCCAACAGGCAGAGCCAGTTATACGGGAACAGGGTTCAGTGGCTGCGTAACTTCGCCGGGCTGCACAGGTCGGCCGCGCAGGCCTTGGCCTCAGACCTGCAGTTGCTCACGGTACAGCAGGCGATGGAGCGCAAGGAGGCGGCCTTCCATCTGCGGCTGCTCCAGGCCGAGCTAGCGGCGGTGCAGAAAGAGCGGGACCTCCTGAGGCGCAAGCTCCTCCACGCTGTAAGTTTACCCCGACTtaggccctgccccgccccccgccccgcctccagAACCGGTCTCAACTCTTGCTCACTTCTCTCCAGGAGCTGGGGTATCCCCAGCAGCCCGTCGCAGAGGGGCCAAGCCTGGCCACTgccagtggggctgggacagAAGGAGcaggtgaggaggaagaggaggcaggggccgctgctgctactgctgccgCTTCTGGCGCCACAGGagaaggagaaacacaggaggaGGATGCCGAGGGCGCGGAAGCTGCTGAAGTAGCACAGGAGCTGGGTGGAGGCTTTATGAAGCTTCTCACACATGTGGACCAGGAAGATTACACCTCTggcgggcagagggagggagatcTCAGTTCAGGGGAAATAGCCAGGCTTTATTTCCCTGGGACCCCCAAGCCCGAGCCCACAGTCTCACCAGAACCTCTTACTGTCCAGCTCCCTGCCTCATTCACATACTCATACTCAAGCCCCTTATTCCCCTTCCCAGGTGCGCCCACACCATCCCCAGacacatccccaccagcagcaaCATTCACAGCAGGAGCTCCATTTCAGACGTCTCGCCAGTGGGGGCCCTCTGATTTTAGCTTGAGGTCTGATGTGGGGGCCCAGGGAATAGACCCTCAAGACCCACAAAGAGATAGGAGAGACTCTTATCCCCATCAGCAGAGAAAACCAGTATTCCGCAGACTCGGGGATTGGGACTGCCCTTGGTGTAAAGCTGTGAATTTTTCACGGAGGGAAACTTGCTTCCGCTGTGGAAGGCGTATCTCGCTGCAGAGCCCTCAGTGAATTCAGAAACGTGAAGCATATCCCAGTGGGAACTCAATTTggggcggggtggtgggggggaggtggggggggctggGTGGAGTTAGGGGCAGGGGAAGAGTGGGAAAGTGATGTtaggggagtgggtggggggtggggagggtgtagATTGACAGGGAGAGATGTGTTTTGATGACCCCCTTTGTGTTCCAGAGCATTAGCATTCCATACCCCAAAACTGCTGCAGCTTCTGCTTGTGTGTGTCTCTCCCCCCAACCCTAGTGTCTGGTGGACCTGGGCATATAACACCTGCCTCTCTGCTTCTCCCCCCGCCAACACAACTAGGCTGTAGGAGTGGACATTTGACCCATCTTTAGCCAAACAGATCCTCACACTAGAGAATCTGAACAGAGAGGCAGATTCCATAGTCAGGATGGTGTTGGGCAACGAAGCAGTGGGTCAttgggagctggggggggggggccaagATCAGAGTCGTGGACAGACTGGCTGTGCAGGAACAGAACTGTGTGCTTTAGAGAGGCAAAGTGTCTTTTAGAGAATGACAGTCTGAGGCCCCGGGGAgcagagaggcacagagaagcagagaggagtTGATCCTGTGACTCCAGAGATGGAGAGTGGCAGCCAGACCGCTTTTCCACTTCCTGCAATTGTGCTGAATGAAAATCCACTTTACACAGATCCTCTTTTCTTTAAGCTAACTTGAGCAGGTTCTTGTTCTGGGCAACCAGATTATTGTCAAGCCAGAAATTTACACTAGAAGAGCAGCTGCAAACCACAAACCATCAAAGAAAATGTTGGAACTGGCTGCGGAGGTGCGTCAGGGAGTGATGGGTAGTGGGGATTCCTGAAGCCCAAATCTCCAGGAATGAACTGGACAGGAAGCTCATTCATGTTCTGAGCGAGTTATATCATGAGAAACAATCAAAACAGGCCTGGGGTTAACCCCGGGCTTACAACAGGGCAGAGATTTGCCACCCCTAAGGGAATCCCTCAGGGCTGCGTACAGAGGATGCCAGCACCAGCTGCAGACGAGGACTACGTTGTTGTTCAGCCCCAAGACAGGAGAATCTTCCCCAGTCCCCAGTGGGCAGAACTGGGGACAGTCAGATATGAACAGGGAACTCGTGCCACTGCCAAGGAGGTGAGTCAGCAACTGATAGTGCCTGGAGGGTTTGCTGCTCTAGACTAAGACCAGAGTATGGTGCCATTCTGAGATTTTCTCTCCCCCATCACCAGGATAACAGTGGGAGGGGAATCTGGCTACAAAGCTCCTAGTGAATTCAGAAATGTGGAATAGAACATACCCCGATGGGAAATCAATTTCCagagggagggggtgaagggggggAGGAATGGTCTGCATCTCCCCCTCTGCTGACTTTAAGCTGTGTTGAGGGGGACTAAATGTATGGCTTAGCCCACAGGTGGAAGGATGTTGAGGAGTCGTACCTGGACCAGACTGAGACACAACTGGAGGCGCCCTGAACATTGACTGGGGACTGTGAACCTAGACACTGAAACTTTCATGGCCCTGACACTGACCCTAACCCTAATCCTGGGACATTTCTGCAGCAGCTGGATGTGACTCTGGGTTGTTTCCTTTGGGGGAAAATGTacataattattatcattatttgggGCCAGATCCCTGGCTAGTTATTAAAGAGCCTGCACTTGACAGAAACCTTCTTGGGCTTGTTTATATCCCTATAGATTAGGATTTCATAGCTTTAGCACTCCTGACAGTTGGGGCTAGATACCTCATTTCCAGAGGCTGTCCTGTGAATTGTAGGATGTTTGGCagaatccctggcctctacccactagaaaCTAGTAGCACAACCCACACTGCCAGAAAactgacaaccaaaaatgccttCACATGTTGCCACATGTCCACTGGAGAACAGATTAGCCCCTGATTGGGAACCATGGAGGCAATGAGGTACCTAGGAGTAGTCAAAATGGGGAAGAGAGTTGCATGGAGAGTGTGTTCAGCAGTGCCTAgggctgcaggggtggggtgcTGAGACAGGAGGTGAAAAGTGTTCACTGGGCCTGGCCATGTCTGATCTTtgagcagggtggggggaggacagaAGCCCAAGTGCAAGGACTGAGGAGTGAGAGGAAGTGCTCAGTGAGGGGGGGCTCTTCTTCAAAGACCCTTGACTGTGAAGGGAAGGAATGAAATAGGGTTACAAGACTGAGAGAGAGTACTTTTGAATGTGGGAGAAACTTGGGCCATAGGGAAGGAGATAGCTGCAGAAATCTTGAAAAACACgagaaatatgtaaaagaatgaaacagatcCTGCATACTCTATTGGAAGCATGTCCACTGTACTgttcaatgaagaaaaatatgacGGCCAATTGTGTTTTTTTGTGAAACAAAATCACTCCCCAAATTATTCattatcgtgtgtgtgtgtgtgtgtgtgtgtgtgtgtgtgtgtgtgtgtgtgtgtagctttaTATTATGGATTTATTTAAGCATAGAAATATTctggaaaaacttttttttgcagaaaaatgGAGTAGGATAAGGGCGGTGGGATAGAGGGCTTTTACTTCCTTATATACTTCTTTGTtaggaaagtaaaataattaaacactcacaaatatacaaaaaataaaaggaacttaAATTTACTGGCTTGGGTAGGTTTGGAAAGGCCACCTCTTCCTTTGGGACAGGATGAGAAGAGAGCAGATACTGATCACTGACACAAACGGATGGGAAACCAAGCTCCTGCGTATGTGTCCCTTAGACTAGGGACCTAAGAGTAAGGAGAGgaggtcagggtgggggtgggggcttctgGACAATGGCACATTTAGGAATAACTTCCATAAGTGGGGaatgaggaaggggaaagaaaagatcaTCCAGTTTCACAGAGGGCCCAATTGGGCCCAACTGAAAGAAAACCAAAGGGCACTGCAGCAGGAGCCTAGGAGGTGGCCTTAGAAAGGAAGGTGAGTAGTTCCAGGAGGGGCGCCAGGCACAAATCTCTGTGTTACAAATtgttttcataactttttttttcagtaaatgatTCAGTTTGTTTGGACTTGGGTTTGATAGGATTAAGGGAAGGTATTGACATTTTCATGATTTTGTGTATCACATCCAgtataaagttttttttccctccgTACATCCAGAGGAAAGGATTTAATAAACTAAAGTTAATTCCACTTCTATCACTAAATATCCTCAACAAATTCAACAGAGGTGATATGACTTGGCCTCTGAGCCCTTGGGCTAGCATGCTTAGATGAGCAGGTCAAGAGTAAGATAGCTGTGAAAACGATGTTGCTGGAAGAAAGACCCAGCTTCAGTGGGCAAGTGAAGGGAATGGAAATTTCATAGGGGCCAATATCTTGGTCAAAGTTAGTGATTTTTATATCTCGAAAAATGGTAGTGAGCCTCTCTGGGCTTGAGATAATGGCAAGCAAAGTAGTGAAAGGAAATGACTAGCAAAGTTGTTTCTGTTGACCACTCTCCTTCAAATGGCATGTTGACACACTGGGCAGTCAAACTTGGCTACACCTGTCTCTAAACAATGGAAAGTAAAAATAagtcatattttatttagaaacgACAAtgcttttcagtctttattttatGTCATGTGGGATCCAAGTCGAAAGTTTGCCAGAGTGTTTATATAATACAACAATACGACCTAATAGGAAATTTCCCTAAATGccttaaaattcagaattttctgTGACATTGCACCATGTTATAAAATACTGGTGTTCCAAGCATCATTCTTTGCACTGTCATCTCATAATAAGTGCCTTCCTGCTATCTACATCCATTTC of Hippopotamus amphibius kiboko isolate mHipAmp2 chromosome X, mHipAmp2.hap2, whole genome shotgun sequence contains these proteins:
- the TEX13A gene encoding testis-expressed protein 13A; the encoded protein is MALNPEDPRSGFLHGTVMAFINEKVASHAKGPEFYLENLSLSWEEVEDKLRAMLEDRQVPNEAKEACAWGSLALGLRFANRQSQLYGNRVQWLRNFAGLHRSAAQALASDLQLLTVQQAMERKEAAFHLRLLQAELAAVQKERDLLRRKLLHAQPVAEGPSLATASGAGTEGAGEEEEEAGAAAATAAASGATGEGETQEEDAEGAEAAEVAQELGGGFMKLLTHVDQEDYTSGGQREGDLSSGEIARLYFPGTPKPEPTVSPEPLTVQLPASFTYSYSSPLFPFPGAPTPSPDTSPPAATFTAGAPFQTSRQWGPSDFSLRSDVGAQGIDPQDPQRDRRDSYPHQQRKPVFRRLGDWDCPWCKAVNFSRRETCFRCGRRISLQSPQ